A single window of Heterodontus francisci isolate sHetFra1 unplaced genomic scaffold, sHetFra1.hap1 HAP1_SCAFFOLD_430, whole genome shotgun sequence DNA harbors:
- the LOC137361824 gene encoding histone H2B 1/2-like, whose amino-acid sequence MVEEKKKAAAEKGAKKTVSKPSAKGGKKRTKSRKESYSIYIYKVMKQVHPDTGISSKAMSIMNSFVNDIFERIAGEASRLAHYNKRSTISPRQIQTAVRLLLPGELAKHAVSEGTKAVTKYTSSK is encoded by the coding sequence atggttgaggagaagaagaaagcagctgctgagaagggcgccaagaaaactgtgagtaaaccgtcagcaaagggcggcaagaagcggacaaagtcgaggaaggagagttactccatctacatctacaaagtgatgaagcaggttcaccccgacaccggcatctcctccaaggccatgagcatcatgaactcgtttgtgaacgatattttcgagcgcatcgcgggtgaggcttcccgcctggcccattacaacaagcgcagcaccatcagcccccggcagatccagaccgccgtgcgcctgctgctgcccggggagctggccaagcacgccgtgtcggaagggacaaaggcggtgaccaagtacaccagctccaagtaa